A stretch of the Proteus sp. ZN5 genome encodes the following:
- the uspB gene encoding universal stress protein UspB: protein MFNVIVVFWALCILCLINMVRYFSSIRVLLTILRQSDPLLYQSVDGNGFFTMHGQFSKQLRLIRYINQRQYINHHNPEVIMRCERIYRQFYLVSRFCILAVASLIAMLFW from the coding sequence ATGTTTAATGTCATTGTTGTCTTTTGGGCGCTATGTATTCTTTGCCTGATTAATATGGTGCGTTATTTCTCATCTATTCGGGTATTACTCACCATATTGCGCCAATCTGATCCTTTACTCTACCAATCGGTAGATGGCAATGGATTTTTTACTATGCATGGGCAATTTTCAAAACAGTTGCGACTTATCCGCTATATTAACCAACGCCAATACATCAACCATCATAATCCTGAAGTTATTATGCGTTGCGAGCGAATTTATCGGCAATTTTATCTTGTCAGCCGTTTTTGTATTTTGGCTGTCGCAAGTTTAATTGCGATGCTTTTCTGGTAG
- the uspA gene encoding universal stress protein UspA, with translation MAYKHILVAVDLSPESNVLVQKAVSMAKPYNAKVSLIHVDVNYSDLYTGLIDVNLGDMQQRITDETRNALKDLSDKSGYEIQETLSGSGDLGQVLVDAIKKYDMDLVVCGHHQDFWSKLMSSARQLINTVHVDMLIVPLKDDE, from the coding sequence ATGGCTTATAAGCATATTCTAGTGGCAGTTGATTTATCCCCTGAGAGTAACGTCTTAGTACAGAAAGCTGTATCTATGGCAAAACCCTATAATGCCAAAGTTTCCTTAATTCACGTTGATGTTAACTACTCTGATCTTTATACCGGTCTAATTGATGTCAACCTCGGTGATATGCAACAACGTATTACTGATGAAACCCGTAACGCGTTAAAAGACCTCTCTGATAAATCAGGTTATGAAATTCAGGAAACCCTGAGTGGTAGCGGTGATTTAGGTCAAGTTCTGGTTGATGCGATTAAGAAATACGATATGGATTTAGTCGTTTGCGGTCATCACCAAGACTTCTGGAGCAAATTGATGTCATCAGCACGCCAACTAATTAATACTGTGCATGTTGATATGCTAATTGTTCCTCTGAAAGATGATGAATAA
- the gdhA gene encoding NADP-specific glutamate dehydrogenase, translated as MNISGSLSSFLEGVEKYNAHQPEYHQAVREVFTTLWPFLEKNPQYREQSLLERLVEPERIIQFRVCWLDDKGQVQVNRAWRIQFNSAIGPYKGGMRFHPSVNLSILKFLGFEQTFKNALTTLPMGGAKGGSDFNPKGKSHGEVMRFCQALMTELYRHLGANTDVPAGDIGVGAREVGFMAGMMKKLSNSNECVFTGKGLSFGGSLIRPEATGYGLVYFTNAMLKRHGMSLEGMRVAVSGAGNVAQFTIEKCLELGAKVITASDSGGTVVDEAGFTTEKLARLTEIKNNYGRVEEYAKEFGLTYLEGQQPWAVPVDIALPCATQNELDLEAAKVLIKNGVKAVAEGANMPTTIAATDAFIEAGVLFAPGKAANAGGVATSGLEMAQNAARLSWKAEKVDARLHHIMLDIHHACVNYGGEGKQTNYIQGANIAGFVKVADAMLAQGVL; from the coding sequence ATGAATATATCTGGCTCATTATCTTCGTTTTTAGAAGGGGTAGAAAAATATAACGCTCATCAGCCTGAGTATCATCAGGCGGTTCGTGAAGTTTTTACCACTTTGTGGCCTTTTTTAGAGAAAAACCCACAATATCGTGAACAATCATTACTTGAGCGCTTAGTTGAGCCTGAACGTATTATTCAGTTTCGCGTCTGTTGGTTAGATGATAAAGGGCAAGTGCAGGTTAACCGTGCATGGCGCATTCAATTTAACTCAGCCATTGGCCCTTACAAAGGTGGTATGCGTTTTCACCCATCAGTGAACCTTTCCATCCTAAAATTCTTAGGTTTTGAGCAAACATTTAAAAATGCATTAACTACATTACCGATGGGAGGAGCCAAAGGAGGTTCTGATTTTAACCCTAAAGGCAAAAGTCATGGGGAAGTTATGCGTTTTTGTCAGGCATTAATGACTGAACTTTATCGCCATTTAGGCGCCAATACGGATGTTCCTGCTGGTGATATTGGTGTGGGTGCACGAGAAGTTGGCTTTATGGCAGGTATGATGAAAAAGCTGTCTAATAGCAATGAATGTGTCTTTACAGGTAAAGGCCTTTCATTCGGAGGCAGTTTAATCCGCCCAGAAGCCACTGGGTACGGTTTAGTTTACTTTACTAACGCGATGCTTAAACGTCATGGTATGTCTCTTGAGGGAATGCGTGTGGCGGTTTCTGGCGCAGGTAACGTTGCACAGTTCACTATCGAAAAATGTTTAGAGTTAGGTGCTAAAGTCATCACTGCATCAGATTCAGGTGGCACTGTGGTTGATGAAGCTGGATTTACTACTGAGAAACTAGCTCGTCTCACTGAAATTAAAAATAATTACGGTCGTGTTGAAGAGTACGCGAAAGAGTTTGGTTTAACGTATCTTGAGGGGCAACAACCTTGGGCTGTTCCTGTTGATATTGCTTTGCCTTGTGCAACACAAAACGAGTTAGATTTAGAAGCAGCCAAAGTACTTATCAAAAATGGTGTTAAAGCCGTTGCTGAAGGCGCAAATATGCCAACAACAATTGCAGCAACTGATGCCTTTATCGAAGCGGGTGTCCTTTTTGCACCAGGTAAAGCAGCTAATGCGGGTGGTGTTGCAACTTCTGGTTTAGAGATGGCGCAGAATGCGGCACGTTTAAGCTGGAAAGCAGAGAAAGTGGATGCTCGCTTACATCACATCATGTTAGATATTCACCATGCTTGTGTGAATTACGGTGGTGAAGGTAAGCAGACTAATTATATTCAAGGTGCAAACATTGCAGGCTTTGTTAAAGTCGCTGATGCAATGCTGGCACAAGGTGTGCTGTAA
- the rsmJ gene encoding 16S rRNA (guanine(1516)-N(2))-methyltransferase RsmJ, with product MNICLLCEEGADNSALSDLAQRWGLVHDETQIMALVLTPTHLELRKQDEPKLGGIYVDFVEGTMAHRRKFGGGRGEAVAKAVGIKKDYLPDVVDATAGLGRDAFVLASIGCKVRMVERHPVVAALLEDGLKRAYLDTDIGEWMQERMILIHASSAQALTEITPPPDVVYLDPMYPHKAKSALVKKEMRVFQSLVGADEDADALLEPAITLAKKRVVVKRPDYAEPLNNQPAHANVTTKNHRFDIYPCV from the coding sequence GTGAATATCTGTTTACTTTGTGAAGAAGGCGCTGATAACAGCGCCTTATCTGATTTAGCGCAACGTTGGGGATTAGTTCACGACGAAACGCAAATCATGGCTTTAGTGTTAACGCCTACTCACCTTGAATTACGCAAACAAGATGAACCTAAATTAGGGGGCATCTATGTCGATTTCGTAGAAGGCACCATGGCACATCGTCGTAAATTTGGCGGTGGTCGAGGTGAGGCGGTGGCAAAAGCTGTAGGGATCAAAAAAGACTATCTACCCGATGTTGTTGATGCAACAGCAGGACTTGGTCGTGATGCGTTTGTATTAGCATCTATTGGTTGCAAAGTCAGAATGGTAGAACGTCACCCAGTCGTTGCAGCATTACTTGAAGACGGACTAAAACGTGCCTATCTAGATACTGACATTGGCGAATGGATGCAAGAGAGAATGATATTAATTCATGCCTCTTCTGCTCAAGCACTCACTGAGATCACGCCGCCTCCTGATGTCGTCTATCTTGATCCGATGTATCCACATAAGGCCAAAAGCGCATTAGTAAAAAAAGAGATGCGAGTGTTTCAGTCTTTAGTGGGTGCTGATGAAGATGCAGATGCATTACTCGAACCAGCAATCACTTTGGCGAAAAAACGTGTCGTCGTAAAACGCCCCGATTATGCAGAGCCATTAAATAATCAGCCTGCACATGCCAATGTAACAACCAAAAATCACCGTTTTGATATTTATCCTTGTGTGTAA
- the prlC gene encoding oligopeptidase A, producing MSNPLLSTTGLPAFSLIKPEHVVPALKEVLTTYRETVEKLLADNTQFTWDNLCQPLAETGDKLSRVWSPVSHLNSVKNCAELREAYEQSLPLLSEFSTWMGQHEGLYQAYKSIKESADFNALTQPQKKAIENALRDFELSGIGLPKEKQQRFGEISARMSELGAKYGNNVLDATMGWSKLITNVEDLSGMPQSAIDAAKAIAQAKEQDGYLLTLDMPSYLPVMTYADNRELRKEMSIAYSTRASDQGPNAGQWDNSEIIAEILALRHELAQLLGFKNYAEKSLATKMAESPEQVLSFLTDLAQRAHPQGKEELAELTQFAKEHYGVDKLESWDLAYYSEKQKQHLFSIDDEQLRPYFPEQRALSGLFEVVHRIYGLTAKERNDIDTWHDDVRFFELYDESNTLRGSFYLDLYAREHKRGGAWMDDCMGRMRHADGKLQHPVAYLTCNFNKPVGDKPALFTHNEVTTLFHEFGHGLHHMLTQIDTADVAGINGVPWDAVELPSQFMENWCWEPEALAFISGHYETGEPLPQAMLDNMLKAKNYQSAMFVLRQLEFGLFDFRLHAEYDPAKGARVMETLTSVKEQVSVVPSTPWARFPHAFSHIFAGGYAAGYYSYLWADVLAADAFSRFSEEGIFNRETGQSFLDNILTRGGSEEPMELFKRFRGREPKLDAMLKGYGIKG from the coding sequence ATGTCAAATCCATTACTTAGCACAACGGGATTACCTGCATTTTCCCTTATCAAACCAGAACATGTTGTTCCTGCACTAAAAGAAGTTTTAACCACATACCGTGAAACAGTTGAAAAATTGCTGGCTGATAATACTCAATTTACTTGGGATAACCTTTGCCAACCATTAGCAGAAACAGGCGATAAGCTTTCTCGTGTTTGGTCCCCCGTTAGCCATTTAAACTCGGTTAAAAACTGTGCTGAACTACGTGAAGCCTATGAACAAAGTTTACCGTTACTATCTGAATTCAGTACATGGATGGGACAGCACGAAGGCTTATATCAAGCTTATAAATCAATTAAAGAAAGTGCTGATTTTAATGCGTTAACTCAACCACAGAAAAAAGCGATTGAAAACGCATTACGTGACTTTGAATTATCAGGCATCGGTTTACCAAAAGAGAAACAACAACGTTTTGGTGAAATCAGTGCGCGTATGTCAGAATTAGGTGCTAAATATGGTAATAATGTATTAGATGCCACAATGGGTTGGTCTAAATTAATTACTAATGTAGAAGATTTATCAGGTATGCCTCAAAGTGCGATTGATGCCGCAAAAGCTATCGCACAAGCGAAAGAGCAAGACGGCTATCTATTAACGCTTGATATGCCAAGTTACCTTCCAGTTATGACCTATGCAGATAATCGTGAACTTAGAAAAGAGATGAGCATTGCTTATAGTACGCGTGCCTCTGATCAAGGTCCCAATGCCGGCCAGTGGGATAATAGTGAGATTATTGCTGAGATCCTCGCATTACGCCATGAACTTGCTCAATTGCTTGGTTTTAAAAACTACGCTGAAAAATCACTCGCCACTAAAATGGCAGAGTCTCCAGAGCAAGTCCTTAGTTTTTTAACTGATTTAGCACAACGCGCCCACCCGCAAGGTAAAGAAGAATTAGCTGAGCTCACTCAATTTGCAAAAGAGCACTATGGCGTTGATAAATTAGAGTCATGGGATCTGGCTTACTACAGCGAAAAGCAAAAACAACACCTGTTCTCAATCGATGATGAACAACTACGTCCTTACTTCCCAGAACAACGTGCTCTAAGCGGCTTATTTGAAGTTGTTCATCGTATCTATGGTTTAACAGCCAAAGAGCGTAACGATATCGATACTTGGCATGATGATGTCCGTTTCTTTGAGCTTTATGATGAAAGCAACACCTTACGCGGTAGCTTTTATCTTGATTTATATGCACGCGAACACAAACGTGGCGGTGCTTGGATGGATGATTGCATGGGAAGAATGCGTCATGCCGATGGCAAGCTACAACACCCTGTTGCTTATCTCACCTGTAACTTCAATAAGCCTGTAGGTGATAAACCAGCACTGTTTACTCATAATGAAGTCACCACACTGTTCCATGAGTTTGGTCATGGCTTACATCACATGTTAACGCAAATTGATACCGCTGATGTTGCTGGTATTAACGGCGTGCCTTGGGATGCCGTTGAATTACCAAGCCAATTTATGGAAAACTGGTGTTGGGAGCCTGAAGCATTAGCCTTTATTTCTGGCCATTATGAAACAGGTGAACCATTACCACAGGCAATGCTTGATAATATGCTCAAAGCAAAAAATTATCAGTCAGCGATGTTTGTATTACGCCAATTAGAATTTGGTCTGTTTGATTTCCGTTTACATGCTGAATATGATCCCGCTAAAGGGGCTCGTGTGATGGAAACCTTAACCAGTGTGAAAGAGCAAGTTTCTGTTGTTCCTTCAACACCTTGGGCGCGATTCCCTCATGCCTTTAGCCATATCTTTGCTGGTGGCTATGCCGCAGGTTATTACAGCTATTTATGGGCGGATGTCCTGGCTGCTGATGCCTTCTCTCGTTTCTCTGAAGAAGGTATTTTTAACCGCGAAACAGGTCAATCATTCCTTGATAATATTTTAACTCGTGGTGGTTCAGAAGAGCCAATGGAGCTGTTCAAACGCTTCCGTGGTCGTGAACCAAAACTTGATGCTATGCTCAAAGGCTACGGCATTAAAGGATGA
- a CDS encoding fimbrial protein, which yields MKKLTLLTLSLIASFGMINSANAVDGVINFTGEITAQSCKIDGDTQGNKTVNLGFVPASALAAEGQTAGNQVFSMKLTECTGAATKVATHFESLSLASAENRLKLDASSTAKNVEIALYDQNGVLQPVNGTVPEASYIDITDNTATLSYIAAYYATGVASAGSANSVVSYTLSYQ from the coding sequence ATGAAAAAATTAACACTCTTAACGCTTTCGTTAATTGCGAGCTTTGGAATGATTAATAGTGCAAATGCTGTTGATGGCGTAATAAACTTTACTGGCGAAATTACAGCTCAATCTTGTAAAATTGACGGTGATACTCAAGGAAATAAAACAGTTAATTTAGGTTTTGTGCCTGCATCAGCACTTGCCGCTGAAGGCCAAACTGCAGGTAATCAAGTTTTTTCAATGAAATTAACAGAGTGTACTGGCGCTGCAACTAAAGTAGCTACACATTTTGAATCTCTCTCTTTAGCTTCAGCAGAAAATAGATTAAAACTAGATGCTTCATCTACCGCAAAAAATGTAGAAATTGCACTGTATGATCAAAATGGGGTATTACAACCAGTGAATGGTACAGTACCAGAAGCTAGTTATATCGATATTACAGATAATACGGCGACATTAAGTTATATTGCTGCTTATTACGCGACAGGTGTAGCGTCAGCAGGTTCTGCTAACTCAGTTGTTTCTTATACATTATCTTATCAATAA
- a CDS encoding molecular chaperone, which yields MKLFSSALFLSLLFFSFQSAANVIINGTRVVYKSDQKEVTLSLFSENELPTLVQAWIDDGNSKIADQKQQMKNVPFAIVPPMFRMEPQQGQSLRIIYTGKPLPVDRESVYWINIFEIPPMEEDAPENSLQIAYRSRIKLFFRPIEIGTKTTDELSQSLSFKLVNNNGLKLQIDNRSGQYISFSTLKIKSENQVYDFPVTDLGMIPPLSNKIYNLDNKFNKNKLNITYEIINDQGGSSIYHKEL from the coding sequence ATGAAATTGTTTTCATCTGCTCTTTTTTTATCACTCTTATTTTTTTCCTTTCAATCCGCCGCTAATGTCATTATTAATGGCACTCGTGTTGTTTATAAAAGCGATCAAAAAGAAGTTACTCTTAGTTTATTTAGTGAAAATGAACTTCCTACATTAGTGCAAGCTTGGATTGATGATGGTAATTCAAAAATAGCAGATCAAAAGCAACAAATGAAAAATGTTCCTTTTGCGATTGTTCCTCCTATGTTTCGAATGGAGCCCCAGCAAGGGCAATCATTAAGAATTATTTACACGGGTAAACCATTGCCAGTAGATAGAGAGTCTGTGTATTGGATAAATATTTTTGAAATTCCCCCGATGGAAGAAGATGCGCCAGAAAATAGTTTACAAATAGCCTATCGTTCTAGGATAAAATTATTTTTTAGACCTATCGAAATTGGTACAAAAACAACCGATGAATTGTCACAATCACTCAGTTTTAAATTAGTGAATAATAATGGATTAAAACTGCAAATTGATAATCGCTCTGGCCAGTATATTTCTTTCTCTACACTTAAAATAAAATCTGAAAATCAAGTTTATGATTTTCCAGTAACTGATTTGGGAATGATCCCTCCATTATCAAATAAAATTTATAATTTAGATAATAAGTTTAATAAAAATAAATTAAATATCACTTATGAAATAATTAATGATCAAGGTGGAAGTTCTATTTATCATAAAGAACTCTAA
- a CDS encoding fimbria/pilus outer membrane usher protein produces MNVTQNKLNKIYLLLLVTALYASGSHANDTKRYKFNPAFVIGSDDSSYVVSKYSQGNPIEPGNYIVDIIFNNKEKIRKDIFIFKDGGEKTYPCVTPDMLEKFGVDMEKIKDVSQLDNNGCLIFDENIPGINVNFNSLNLTLNIDIPMIFVKTSPHGYIDPYVWDDGIVAGFVNYNFNGTHRKNSDNNLNKESNNYFIMMNSGFNLGLWQYRNNSNFNRNSHGDKKWTSLNNYVRRSISSIHSSLIIGDYFTSGQYLDSIQFRGIQLASDNSMLPESQRGYSPIVRGIANSNATVSIYQKNNLIYETVVSPGEFEIKDLLSTGYGGDLQVKVKEADGSTSEFTVPYSSVAQLLRPTMLQYDIVVGELNNSTIKNSPKLIQATVAKGLNNYITSYIGSQLSEHYQSTILGSAFNTRMGALSADITFSRADLGEETKKGWSLKLSHSKTFEATQTYLSIAAYRYSSEDYFSLYDVAYYRDNKDSVQQNHSYAQKGRFDITINQPLSKYGTLYLSASDTTYWARSGSENTLQAGYSFDIGRVNTGISVSKINNTTLDKEFGGGTKETQYMLSLNIPFSDPSSRNFYSLTNSTNYSESSGTSNQVGLNGSFYDNSLNMSLAFAQDSHQNKSFSGAASKNTSKGQFTATYNQGNHFKQYTGNMMGSLVVHRNGLTLGQYTHDSLALVEAKGAEGAKVNSASNVYIDSFGYAVVPYINPYRRNTISLDPQGISAKTDLLSTSTNIVPYRGAIAKVKFETVIGEKVLITVEHSEIPIGASVKTKDGRSVGMMGQANTLYASGLEKEGQLIINWGKQAGQSCTVDYVIPDVEDNEAQPVYINQLTLPCNSR; encoded by the coding sequence ATGAATGTAACGCAAAATAAATTAAATAAAATTTATTTATTACTCTTAGTGACTGCTTTATATGCAAGTGGTAGTCATGCTAATGATACAAAGCGTTATAAATTTAATCCTGCTTTTGTTATTGGAAGTGATGATAGTTCTTATGTGGTTTCTAAATACTCCCAAGGAAATCCGATAGAGCCGGGTAATTATATAGTAGATATTATTTTTAATAATAAAGAAAAAATAAGAAAAGATATCTTTATATTTAAGGATGGTGGGGAAAAAACATATCCTTGCGTGACACCTGATATGTTAGAAAAATTTGGTGTGGATATGGAAAAAATAAAAGATGTTAGCCAGTTAGATAATAATGGTTGCCTTATTTTTGATGAAAACATACCCGGTATAAACGTCAATTTTAATTCGTTGAATTTAACGTTAAATATTGATATTCCAATGATATTTGTTAAAACTTCACCGCATGGTTATATTGACCCCTATGTTTGGGATGATGGAATTGTTGCTGGTTTTGTCAACTATAATTTTAATGGTACACATAGAAAAAATTCAGATAATAATTTGAATAAAGAGTCTAATAATTATTTTATTATGATGAATAGTGGATTTAATTTGGGTCTTTGGCAATATCGAAATAATTCAAACTTTAATAGGAATTCTCATGGAGATAAAAAATGGACATCATTAAATAACTATGTGCGCCGATCTATATCCTCTATTCACTCTTCATTAATTATTGGTGATTATTTTACCTCAGGGCAGTATTTAGACAGTATTCAGTTCAGAGGTATTCAATTAGCTTCAGATAATAGTATGCTGCCTGAGTCTCAACGAGGATATTCTCCTATTGTTCGTGGGATCGCTAATTCAAATGCGACGGTCAGTATTTATCAAAAAAATAATTTAATATATGAAACAGTTGTATCTCCTGGAGAGTTCGAAATTAAAGATCTACTTTCTACAGGATATGGTGGCGATTTACAGGTGAAAGTAAAAGAAGCGGATGGAAGTACGAGTGAATTTACAGTACCTTATTCATCGGTTGCACAGCTTTTACGGCCAACGATGTTGCAATATGACATTGTTGTCGGTGAACTAAATAATTCTACAATAAAAAACAGCCCAAAATTAATTCAAGCCACGGTTGCTAAAGGGTTAAATAATTATATTACCTCTTATATAGGCTCTCAATTATCAGAACACTATCAATCAACAATATTAGGTAGTGCATTTAATACGAGAATGGGAGCATTAAGTGCAGATATTACTTTTTCTCGCGCTGATTTAGGAGAAGAAACAAAAAAGGGATGGAGTTTAAAACTCTCACATTCAAAAACCTTTGAGGCAACCCAAACCTATTTATCGATAGCTGCTTATCGTTATTCTAGTGAAGATTATTTTTCTTTGTATGATGTCGCTTACTACCGTGATAATAAAGACAGTGTTCAGCAAAATCATTCCTATGCACAAAAAGGGCGGTTTGATATTACGATTAATCAGCCCTTATCTAAATACGGCACGTTATATTTATCAGCATCAGATACTACATATTGGGCGCGTAGTGGCAGTGAAAATACATTACAGGCTGGATATTCTTTTGATATAGGTCGTGTTAATACGGGAATTTCTGTATCCAAAATAAATAATACGACTTTAGATAAAGAATTTGGAGGCGGTACAAAAGAAACCCAATATATGCTTTCTCTAAATATTCCTTTTTCCGATCCTAGTAGTCGTAATTTTTATTCATTAACTAATTCTACTAATTATTCCGAAAGCTCAGGAACGAGTAATCAAGTGGGTTTAAATGGATCTTTTTATGATAATTCATTGAATATGTCTTTAGCTTTTGCTCAAGATTCACATCAGAATAAAAGCTTTTCTGGCGCTGCATCTAAAAATACCAGTAAAGGGCAATTTACAGCGACATATAATCAAGGAAACCATTTTAAACAATACACCGGTAATATGATGGGCTCACTAGTTGTACATAGGAATGGATTGACATTGGGTCAATATACCCATGATTCACTTGCCTTAGTTGAAGCAAAAGGGGCTGAAGGTGCAAAAGTAAATAGTGCCTCTAATGTCTATATTGATTCATTTGGTTACGCTGTTGTTCCTTATATAAATCCTTATAGAAGAAATACAATTTCTCTTGATCCTCAAGGTATTTCTGCGAAAACAGATTTATTATCCACATCGACTAATATTGTGCCTTATCGTGGTGCAATCGCTAAAGTTAAATTTGAAACAGTGATTGGCGAAAAAGTATTAATTACTGTCGAACATTCCGAAATACCTATTGGAGCCAGTGTAAAAACAAAAGATGGGCGTTCTGTAGGAATGATGGGACAAGCGAATACATTGTATGCCTCTGGATTAGAAAAAGAAGGGCAATTAATAATCAATTGGGGTAAGCAAGCTGGGCAATCATGCACTGTAGATTACGTTATCCCTGATGTTGAAGATAATGAGGCACAGCCCGTTTATATTAATCAACTTACACTCCCTTGTAATTCAAGATAA
- a CDS encoding fimbrial protein, whose product MNLLKNISFLSFCIAFLLPFISTSSFAANCKRESGSIFRPYAEFPNGTPIPGVNNGNYPFPVNQVNASFRTAENTTNAANWRMKCTGPVTVMPVLVPIRSLEPRYSSTHPNLQRTLTLGKFYYGAEVTYTSPLGETQYFTGKALSKTEMTPFPLALDATASNPVYLTLDDFNISSAVMYGYQTDEYSRETNWGWGGTMEDIYFYFADGVNPIKKPSDHLFTIFYSLRSVSFLINTCNIYTEDKFKNVNLGRVSNRDFSGPYVGSTTNPVQFDLRLNCQSGVRVSYTIFPSQADNEADPSNQLGLIKLTPGNAAKGYSLQLRSLPFGQSTGNYIPVPFFQPINSPSKTKGDANAVTSSDRIYFDASYYRTLPASQSTGGSANATAIISIDYQ is encoded by the coding sequence ATGAACTTATTAAAAAATATTTCTTTTTTATCATTCTGCATAGCCTTTCTTTTACCTTTTATTAGTACTTCTTCTTTTGCCGCTAATTGCAAAAGAGAGTCTGGTTCTATTTTTAGACCTTATGCAGAATTTCCTAATGGAACTCCTATCCCTGGGGTTAATAATGGTAACTATCCTTTTCCCGTTAACCAAGTTAATGCATCCTTTAGAACTGCAGAAAATACAACGAACGCCGCAAATTGGAGAATGAAATGTACAGGCCCTGTAACAGTTATGCCTGTACTTGTTCCGATTAGAAGCTTAGAGCCAAGATATTCATCGACACACCCTAATTTGCAAAGAACGTTAACACTTGGAAAGTTTTATTATGGCGCAGAAGTCACATACACCTCTCCGTTAGGTGAAACGCAATATTTCACAGGGAAGGCATTAAGTAAAACAGAAATGACACCATTTCCTCTCGCTTTAGATGCAACAGCCAGTAATCCGGTCTATCTCACTCTTGATGATTTTAATATTAGTAGTGCGGTGATGTATGGATATCAAACGGATGAATATTCTAGAGAAACTAATTGGGGATGGGGAGGAACTATGGAAGACATTTACTTTTACTTTGCTGATGGTGTTAATCCTATTAAAAAGCCTTCGGATCATTTATTTACTATTTTTTATTCATTGAGAAGTGTCAGTTTTTTAATAAATACCTGCAATATTTATACTGAAGATAAATTTAAAAATGTAAATTTAGGTCGAGTTTCTAATCGAGACTTTTCAGGTCCTTATGTTGGTAGCACAACTAACCCAGTACAGTTTGATCTTCGATTAAATTGTCAATCTGGTGTGAGAGTTTCTTATACCATTTTTCCATCACAAGCAGATAACGAAGCTGATCCATCAAATCAATTAGGCTTAATAAAACTAACACCAGGAAATGCGGCTAAAGGGTACTCGCTCCAATTAAGATCATTACCATTTGGTCAATCTACAGGAAATTATATACCCGTTCCTTTCTTTCAGCCGATAAACTCTCCATCAAAAACCAAAGGAGATGCTAATGCTGTCACTTCGTCTGATAGGATATATTTTGATGCTAGTTATTATCGAACACTACCAGCATCACAATCAACAGGAGGCAGCGCTAATGCGACAGCTATTATAAGTATTGATTACCAATAG
- the yajD gene encoding HNH nuclease YajD: MALIPKNYARLESGYREKALKIYPWVCGRCAREFVYSNLRELTVHHIDHDHTNNPEDGSNWELLCLFCHDHEHSKYTEADQYGTTVVAGEDAQDDVGAATYNPFADLKSMLNKKK; this comes from the coding sequence ATGGCTCTGATCCCAAAAAACTATGCACGGTTGGAAAGTGGCTACCGTGAAAAAGCACTGAAAATCTACCCATGGGTATGTGGACGTTGTGCGCGTGAGTTTGTCTATTCGAACTTACGTGAACTAACCGTTCATCATATTGATCATGACCATACCAATAACCCAGAGGATGGCAGTAACTGGGAGTTATTGTGTCTATTTTGCCATGATCATGAACACTCTAAATACACAGAAGCAGACCAATACGGCACGACCGTTGTCGCTGGTGAAGATGCACAAGATGATGTAGGTGCAGCCACTTATAATCCTTTTGCTGATTTAAAGTCGATGCTCAATAAGAAAAAATAG
- a CDS encoding DUF2058 domain-containing protein, protein MAKLTLQEQMLKAGLVTSKKMAKVQRTAKKSRVQAREAREAVEENKKAQLERDKLLSEQQKQATLSKEYKAQVKQLIEMNRITPAKGDIDFNFTDNNVIKNIVVDKLTQSQLMSGRLAIARLDNADKTEYAIIPASVADKITQRDVDCILLNNALSETEQDEDDPYADFKIPDDLMW, encoded by the coding sequence ATGGCAAAACTTACCTTACAAGAGCAAATGTTAAAAGCAGGGCTTGTGACCAGTAAAAAAATGGCAAAAGTCCAAAGAACGGCAAAAAAATCACGTGTTCAAGCACGAGAAGCAAGAGAAGCCGTAGAAGAAAATAAAAAAGCCCAACTTGAACGCGATAAACTGCTTAGTGAGCAACAAAAACAAGCCACTTTATCTAAAGAATATAAAGCGCAAGTTAAGCAACTTATTGAGATGAATAGAATTACGCCAGCAAAAGGTGATATTGATTTTAACTTCACTGACAATAATGTGATTAAGAATATCGTGGTGGATAAACTGACACAATCTCAATTGATGAGTGGACGTCTCGCGATTGCTCGTCTGGATAATGCGGATAAAACGGAATACGCAATTATTCCAGCCAGTGTTGCGGATAAGATTACACAAAGAGATGTGGACTGTATCTTGTTGAATAACGCACTTAGCGAGACAGAACAAGATGAAGACGATCCTTATGCTGATTTTAAAATCCCAGATGATTTGATGTGGTAA